One genomic region from Pirellulales bacterium encodes:
- a CDS encoding prepilin-type N-terminal cleavage/methylation domain-containing protein, whose amino-acid sequence MADNEQTSRPLPARVRRASRRRAGYSLVELLVVISVNSVLMATAAVLLGTLLRTEQQGRQHFERTSAMMRLSQQWRTDVAAARKASLVACTANGEASTAARPPDHLRLQGPETRAIEYWPDGDRLRRAEYQDQTVLRREAYTLADLAETEFMLSDDEMVMVRLTIGHAEGEHDVWSLESHLASDSRFSTEEEP is encoded by the coding sequence ATGGCAGACAATGAGCAAACAAGTCGACCGCTCCCGGCCCGCGTCCGCCGGGCCAGCCGCCGCCGGGCCGGTTATTCGCTGGTGGAGCTGCTGGTGGTGATCTCGGTCAACTCGGTGTTGATGGCGACGGCGGCGGTGTTGCTGGGCACGCTGTTGCGAACTGAGCAACAAGGCCGGCAGCACTTCGAGCGGACCAGCGCGATGATGCGCCTTTCCCAGCAATGGCGCACCGATGTCGCCGCGGCCCGAAAAGCGTCCCTCGTGGCCTGCACGGCGAATGGCGAGGCAAGCACCGCGGCCAGGCCGCCCGATCATTTGCGCCTGCAAGGTCCCGAAACGCGGGCCATCGAATACTGGCCAGACGGCGACCGTCTGCGGCGGGCCGAGTACCAAGATCAGACAGTCCTGCGTCGCGAGGCCTACACGTTGGCAGACCTCGCCGAGACGGAGTTTATGCTGTCGGACGACGAGATGGTCATGGTCCGTCTGACAATCGGCCATGCCGAGGGCGAACACGATGTCTGGAGTCTTGAATCGCACCTGGCGAGCGACTCGCGGTTCTCGACCGAGGAGGAGCCATGA
- a CDS encoding type II secretion system F family protein — MSSTLVTAQSFPGLVLLGIAVLASLHLFYRDRAEGEDPLHLIMSVIGRVMIVTGFVEGCLVFLNFMAIPFFFFAGFVLLYTIFRYLLRRRMALLAVMAAAARRWMPLAPAVEAFSHECRGPLGRRCRRLTALLNAGVPLGEAIREAGRQGAVEVWSEWLFFPRLMMRVAGPLVPRRAAALVEVGVRTGNISGALVEAVRQPISQSTMTRVGGAIWYIGTIVVFGTMVLTFMAVKIVPAFIKIFDDFDAELPPLTVALIQSCDWFADYGWPLVLVGFAGLACFLLLWSVDLISWLPPPLNMLSRRRESIFVLRSLAVAAQADRPLLPALAALAEHGPSLAMRQHSRRAMERMEQGMPWQECLAEQGLLRRGELALLNSAERVGNLSWALGEVAEGIERRFALRMHRWLEVLVPLCVLAAGAMVLFIVVGLFVPLISLIEKLT; from the coding sequence ATGAGCAGCACGCTGGTTACCGCGCAGAGCTTTCCCGGACTGGTGCTGTTGGGCATCGCCGTGCTGGCCTCGCTGCACCTGTTTTATCGCGATCGGGCCGAGGGCGAAGACCCGCTGCACTTGATCATGTCGGTGATTGGCCGAGTGATGATCGTGACCGGTTTCGTGGAAGGCTGCTTGGTGTTCCTCAACTTCATGGCTATTCCTTTCTTCTTCTTCGCCGGATTCGTGCTGCTCTATACGATCTTCCGCTACTTGCTGCGCCGTCGAATGGCGTTGTTGGCGGTGATGGCGGCGGCCGCGCGGCGCTGGATGCCGTTGGCGCCCGCGGTGGAAGCGTTTTCGCACGAGTGCCGCGGACCGCTGGGCCGCCGTTGCCGGCGGTTGACGGCGCTGTTGAACGCCGGGGTGCCCTTGGGCGAAGCCATTCGTGAGGCGGGCCGCCAAGGTGCTGTCGAAGTGTGGTCGGAATGGCTTTTCTTTCCCCGCCTGATGATGCGCGTGGCGGGACCCTTGGTGCCGCGGCGCGCGGCGGCGCTGGTCGAAGTCGGCGTCCGCACCGGAAACATCAGCGGCGCCCTGGTCGAAGCCGTCCGTCAGCCCATCAGCCAATCGACCATGACGCGGGTTGGCGGAGCGATCTGGTATATCGGCACGATCGTCGTGTTTGGCACGATGGTGTTGACCTTCATGGCCGTCAAGATCGTGCCCGCGTTTATCAAAATCTTCGACGATTTCGACGCCGAGCTGCCGCCGCTGACCGTGGCACTGATCCAGTCGTGCGACTGGTTCGCCGACTACGGTTGGCCTCTGGTGCTCGTGGGTTTCGCCGGCCTGGCGTGCTTTTTGTTGTTGTGGAGCGTCGACTTGATCTCCTGGCTGCCGCCGCCCCTCAATATGCTTTCTCGGCGGCGCGAAAGCATCTTCGTGCTGCGGTCGCTGGCGGTGGCCGCGCAGGCGGACCGCCCGCTGCTGCCCGCACTGGCGGCCTTGGCGGAACATGGTCCCTCGTTGGCGATGCGTCAGCACTCGCGGCGGGCCATGGAGCGGATGGAGCAGGGCATGCCTTGGCAGGAATGCCTGGCCGAGCAAGGTCTGCTGCGGCGCGGCGAGCTGGCGCTGCTGAACAGCGCCGAGCGGGTAGGCAATCTGAGTTGGGCGCTCGGCGAGGTGGCCGAAGGAATCGAGCGGCGTTTCGCCTTGCGGATGCATCGCTGGTTGGAAGTGCTCGTGCCGCTTTGTGTACTTGCGGCGGGAGCGATGGTGCTGTTTATTGTCGTGGGGCTGTTCGTTCCCCTGATTTCCTTGATTGAGAAGTTGACATGA
- a CDS encoding type II secretion system F family protein — protein sequence MELLSPRGGFTLDDLIALNDEIAALVRAGVPLERGLVDVGHDLPGRLGRVTTLLAERLSRGEQLDAALQALGDEVPPLYQAIVAAGLKSGRLAAALEGLAVTARRVAELRHVAATALIYPVIILLLGWALFVGFVTFFIPQVLPGFRDFHVTSANWLARFAELGTSVAWWAPIGPLIVLPIVAAWLWRSRRALSLGAGHGFAWVPGARRLVRSCRLATFADVLALLVDQGVPLGEGLRLSAAASGDRALKAEADRLAAAIERGAGPAEYLERAAHFPPLAAWFLSAGQEARLLGFSLRQAALSYHEHARQRAETVQTFLPVYLTLAIGGTTALVYALLLFVPWINLLKTLSTP from the coding sequence GTGGAATTGCTCTCGCCACGAGGCGGATTCACGCTGGATGATCTCATCGCCCTGAACGACGAGATCGCCGCGCTGGTGCGTGCGGGCGTGCCGCTGGAGCGCGGTCTCGTCGATGTGGGGCACGACTTGCCCGGCCGCTTGGGCCGCGTGACCACGCTTCTCGCCGAGCGGCTTTCGCGAGGCGAACAGCTCGACGCGGCCCTGCAAGCGCTCGGCGATGAGGTCCCGCCGCTCTATCAAGCGATCGTGGCGGCCGGCTTGAAGTCGGGTCGGCTGGCGGCGGCGCTGGAAGGTCTGGCCGTCACGGCCCGGCGCGTGGCGGAATTGCGGCACGTGGCGGCCACAGCGCTCATCTATCCGGTCATCATCTTGCTCTTGGGCTGGGCGCTGTTTGTCGGCTTCGTGACGTTTTTTATCCCGCAGGTGCTGCCCGGCTTTCGCGACTTTCACGTGACCTCGGCCAATTGGCTTGCTCGCTTTGCCGAACTCGGCACGAGCGTGGCCTGGTGGGCGCCCATCGGACCCCTGATCGTGTTGCCGATCGTCGCCGCGTGGCTCTGGCGATCGCGTCGGGCGCTTTCGCTGGGGGCCGGGCATGGGTTCGCTTGGGTGCCCGGTGCTCGGCGATTGGTGCGATCGTGCCGGTTGGCGACTTTTGCCGATGTGCTGGCCCTGCTGGTCGATCAGGGCGTGCCGCTGGGCGAGGGGCTGCGGTTGTCGGCGGCGGCCAGCGGCGATCGAGCTTTGAAGGCCGAGGCCGACCGTTTGGCGGCGGCGATCGAACGGGGCGCCGGGCCGGCGGAGTACCTCGAGCGGGCAGCCCACTTTCCTCCGCTGGCGGCCTGGTTTCTGTCGGCCGGCCAAGAAGCACGGTTGCTCGGCTTTTCGTTGCGTCAGGCCGCCCTTAGTTATCATGAGCACGCCCGGCAGCGGGCCGAAACCGTGCAGACGTTTCTGCCGGTTTACCTCACGCTCGCGATCGGCGGCACGACCGCGTTGGTGTATGCCCTGCTGCTGTTCGTACCTTGGATAAACCTGTTGAAAACACTGAGCACACCCTAA
- a CDS encoding type II secretion system F family protein: protein MSNNLDGDDAAALGGTLASLVASGLSLEHGLRAAARELPRGRVAKALVVLADKLNRGEKLDEALSAGGRSLPPHLTALITGGLRSASLARVLTELVAAERHSADVMRRIMLAVSYPALLLLMMSLIFGYFCIAVVPSLMEVYEDFDADLPAATMALGELSRSGVWMLAGNIAVLAASWLFVWAAMRTAELRALLVFVPLLGPVIRWAALARYSRLLALLVEVEVPLPQALDIAGRGCEDASLRYASQKVAAGVQSGRALSDALMARREFPDSMGPMVRWGEQAAGTARSTSALADALRTAAEMFEGRVEAQLGLLRAVVPPLAFLFVLWGAAFLMSASLLPMVSLIEKLT from the coding sequence ATGTCCAACAACCTCGATGGCGATGATGCGGCGGCCCTTGGCGGCACCCTCGCATCGCTCGTCGCATCCGGCTTGTCGCTAGAGCACGGCTTGCGCGCCGCCGCGCGCGAGCTGCCACGCGGCCGGGTCGCGAAGGCGCTCGTGGTGTTGGCCGACAAACTCAACCGCGGCGAAAAACTCGACGAAGCGCTCTCCGCGGGCGGGCGCAGTTTGCCGCCCCATCTGACGGCGCTCATCACGGGCGGCCTGCGCTCGGCCTCGCTGGCCAGGGTGCTCACGGAGCTTGTGGCCGCCGAGCGTCACTCGGCCGACGTCATGCGCAGAATCATGCTCGCCGTCAGTTATCCCGCCCTGCTGTTGTTGATGATGTCGTTGATCTTTGGTTACTTCTGCATCGCCGTCGTGCCCAGCCTGATGGAGGTGTACGAAGACTTCGACGCCGACCTGCCGGCCGCGACGATGGCACTGGGCGAGTTATCGCGATCGGGCGTCTGGATGCTGGCGGGTAACATCGCGGTGCTCGCCGCTTCGTGGCTGTTTGTCTGGGCGGCCATGCGGACCGCCGAGCTGCGCGCGCTGCTCGTCTTCGTACCGTTGCTGGGACCGGTGATTCGCTGGGCGGCGTTGGCGCGTTATTCCCGCTTGCTCGCGCTTCTGGTCGAGGTGGAGGTCCCGTTGCCGCAGGCGCTCGACATCGCCGGCCGAGGGTGTGAAGACGCCAGCCTGCGCTATGCGTCGCAGAAAGTGGCCGCCGGCGTACAGTCGGGCAGGGCCCTCAGCGACGCCCTGATGGCTCGGCGGGAGTTTCCTGACAGCATGGGGCCGATGGTACGCTGGGGCGAGCAAGCGGCGGGCACCGCCAGATCGACGAGCGCTTTGGCCGATGCCCTGCGCACCGCGGCCGAAATGTTCGAGGGCCGCGTGGAGGCCCAGCTCGGCCTGCTCCGCGCGGTCGTGCCGCCGCTCGCCTTTCTGTTCGTGTTGTGGGGGGCCGCGTTTCTGATGAGTGCTTCACTCCTGCCCATGGTTTCCTTGATCGAGAAGCTGACATGA